A window of Acidobacteriota bacterium contains these coding sequences:
- a CDS encoding PilZ domain-containing protein — protein MKATAVLREPELTAFRSALAAYSGDAARLSVFSTDLEAVQSVYITGMPEIMAVDLDLPGVIGLETVAALKKQPGFERLPIVLVSTEDHRVDAYNAGASLCLLRPVSVGSFLEALRTFCGRRGEETAAPPSPMRVPEEFDGPEARKASRKPLQAACIISTLGQKYKGLIRDISLTGAKVHLDGKLNINDLITLIIGIPGTVPLKIVEFKARVVRSTDGGYGVAFRQMDPDTRTFVAAYTQKD, from the coding sequence TTGAAAGCAACGGCCGTACTTCGTGAGCCCGAATTGACCGCCTTTCGGTCAGCGCTCGCCGCCTATTCGGGCGACGCGGCCCGGCTCAGCGTTTTCTCGACGGACCTTGAGGCGGTCCAGTCCGTCTACATCACGGGGATGCCGGAGATCATGGCGGTGGACCTGGATCTCCCGGGCGTCATCGGTCTCGAAACGGTGGCCGCGCTCAAGAAGCAGCCCGGGTTCGAACGGTTGCCCATCGTTCTCGTTTCCACCGAAGATCACCGTGTGGATGCGTACAACGCCGGCGCCTCCCTCTGCCTCCTCCGCCCCGTCAGCGTGGGTAGTTTCCTTGAGGCCCTCCGGACCTTCTGCGGGCGCAGGGGGGAGGAGACCGCCGCTCCGCCTTCGCCCATGCGCGTGCCGGAAGAGTTCGACGGGCCCGAGGCCAGAAAGGCCTCGAGGAAACCCCTCCAGGCCGCCTGTATCATTTCCACCCTCGGGCAAAAGTACAAGGGGCTGATCCGCGACATCTCCCTCACCGGTGCGAAAGTGCACCTCGATGGCAAATTGAACATCAACGACCTGATCACCCTCATCATCGGAATCCCTGGAACCGTTCCCCTCAAGATCGTGGAGTTCAAGGCCCGCGTGGTCCGCAGCACGGACGGCGGGTACGGCGTGGCCTTCCGCCAGATGGATCCGGATACGCGCACCTTCGTGGCGGCCTACACCCAAAAGGACTGA
- a CDS encoding sigma 54-interacting transcriptional regulator, whose product MTEKDERTPLPEEPQIPVAHQDLETLYRLAYVVHSYTDLQPLLENLVDLAIQHLNAERGVIFLLNPQGELYPTVARSLYPDELVDVQRVALSVVHASMKSQEGILSANAQSDPRFQSESAIHYNILSVICMPLNFAGTLLGALYVDHGKRPGAFTERDHKFLKSFVDLASSAIKSAQEKESYRLENTYLRQMASADQGFPEIISNSPKIISILETVELVAASNVSVLIMGESGTGKELIARAIHFKSSRRDKKFVAQNCASLPESLLESELFGYKKGAYTGASHDKPGLFEVADGGTLFLDEIGDLSLSSQAKILRALQEGEIRRIGDNKPRKVDVRILSATNKDLQDQIQKGLFREDLFYRLNVVTVKLPPLRDRKEDIGLLARHFLNFYGTRMGRRHLGFEKEAVDMLSAYAWPGNVRQLKNEMERLAILLGDGEMVAPQHLSEVIQQAALLAATHTGAKLKDSLDAIQKKMLVEALQKYRWNKTRAAEDLGITRRGLIKMIERFDLDRRKRPR is encoded by the coding sequence ATGACCGAAAAGGACGAGAGGACCCCGCTTCCCGAGGAGCCCCAGATCCCAGTCGCCCATCAGGATCTGGAAACCCTGTACCGCCTCGCGTACGTCGTGCACTCCTACACCGACCTTCAGCCCCTCCTCGAGAATCTCGTCGACCTGGCGATCCAGCACCTCAACGCGGAAAGGGGGGTCATTTTCCTCCTGAACCCCCAGGGGGAGCTCTACCCCACCGTGGCCCGCTCCCTTTACCCCGATGAACTCGTGGACGTTCAGCGCGTGGCGCTCTCCGTGGTCCACGCCTCCATGAAGAGCCAGGAAGGGATCCTGAGCGCCAACGCGCAGAGCGATCCCCGCTTTCAAAGCGAAAGCGCGATCCACTACAACATCCTCTCGGTGATCTGCATGCCGCTCAACTTCGCCGGCACGCTGCTGGGGGCGCTCTACGTGGACCACGGGAAGCGGCCCGGCGCGTTCACCGAACGCGACCACAAGTTCCTGAAGTCCTTCGTGGACCTCGCCTCATCCGCAATCAAGTCCGCCCAGGAGAAGGAAAGCTACCGTCTCGAGAACACCTATCTGCGGCAAATGGCCTCCGCCGATCAAGGGTTCCCGGAAATCATCTCCAACTCTCCGAAGATCATCAGCATCCTCGAGACCGTGGAGCTCGTCGCGGCGAGCAACGTATCCGTCCTGATCATGGGGGAGAGCGGAACGGGAAAGGAGCTCATCGCCAGGGCGATCCACTTCAAATCGTCCCGGCGCGACAAGAAGTTCGTGGCCCAGAATTGCGCCTCCCTTCCGGAGTCCCTTCTGGAGAGCGAGCTCTTCGGATACAAGAAGGGGGCCTACACGGGGGCTTCCCACGACAAGCCGGGCCTTTTCGAGGTGGCCGACGGTGGAACCCTCTTCCTCGACGAGATCGGCGACCTCTCCCTGTCCTCCCAGGCGAAGATTTTGCGCGCCCTGCAGGAGGGGGAGATCCGGCGCATCGGTGACAACAAGCCCCGCAAGGTGGACGTTCGGATTCTGTCGGCCACGAACAAGGACCTTCAGGACCAGATACAGAAGGGGCTGTTCCGCGAGGATCTCTTTTACCGCCTCAACGTGGTCACGGTGAAGCTTCCTCCCCTGAGAGACCGCAAGGAGGACATCGGGCTCCTCGCCCGCCACTTCTTGAACTTCTACGGAACGCGGATGGGGCGCCGCCACCTCGGCTTCGAGAAGGAGGCGGTGGACATGCTTTCCGCCTATGCCTGGCCCGGAAACGTCCGCCAACTCAAGAACGAGATGGAGCGCCTGGCGATCCTTTTGGGCGACGGGGAGATGGTGGCCCCCCAGCATCTTTCCGAGGTCATCCAGCAGGCGGCGCTGCTAGCGGCCACCCACACCGGGGCCAAGTTGAAGGACTCCCTGGACGCCATCCAGAAGAAGATGCTGGTGGAAGCCCTTCAGAAGTACCGCTGGAACAAGACCCGGGCCGCCGAGGATCTGGGGATCACCCGCAGGGGCCTCATCAAAATGATCGAGCGGTTCGACCTGGACCGAAGAAAGCGCCCGCGCTGA
- the pgsA gene encoding CDP-diacylglycerol--glycerol-3-phosphate 3-phosphatidyltransferase — protein sequence MPKRVLNLPNLLTAFRIFLVPLVVVVLLTEFQFEKWFFFNRETLAVGIFLLASLTDLLDGYLARRRNQVTTLGQLLDPIADKLLVASVLISLVELQLTAAWVVVVIVGREFSVTGLRLIAAINQVVIPAGRLGKWKMVVEVIAICFIIWGNQKEWDWVQITGNWLLYIVAFIAVASMVEYFKEFSKKIDLFKGEALG from the coding sequence ATGCCCAAGAGAGTCCTGAACCTACCGAATCTCCTCACGGCCTTCCGGATCTTCCTGGTGCCATTGGTGGTGGTCGTCCTGCTCACCGAGTTCCAATTCGAGAAGTGGTTCTTCTTCAACCGCGAGACGCTGGCGGTGGGGATCTTCCTGCTCGCCTCGCTGACGGACCTGCTCGACGGGTATCTGGCGCGCCGGAGGAACCAGGTGACGACCCTCGGCCAGCTCCTGGATCCGATCGCGGACAAGCTCCTCGTGGCCTCGGTTCTCATCTCCCTGGTGGAGCTCCAGCTCACGGCGGCCTGGGTGGTTGTGGTGATCGTGGGCCGGGAGTTCTCGGTGACCGGGCTGAGGCTCATCGCAGCCATCAATCAGGTCGTGATTCCGGCGGGGCGCCTCGGGAAATGGAAGATGGTGGTGGAAGTCATCGCCATCTGCTTCATCATCTGGGGCAACCAGAAGGAATGGGACTGGGTCCAGATCACGGGCAACTGGCTCCTGTACATCGTCGCCTTCATCGCCGTGGCCTCCATGGTCGAGTACTTCAAGGAGTTTTCCAAAAAGATCGACCTCTTCAAGGGGGAGGCCCTCGGATGA
- a CDS encoding MMPL family transporter — translation MREALLTRIALFCARHYRGVFAVSAFLAAMALVLFALKPPSIESDILDLLPRKNPSVQDFRQATEDFKSLDYLFVLLETADPEAHPISEYEEYADQLAEAIRETGLVETVEYRLHDFEGMVQALLPYTLLYLSPDSLPEVAQRFTNEGVRAQVESNRKLISNPASLVTKQLVQYDPFGLFPILKRNFAGKTRQLKVDLSDGYYLSRDGTALLMIVRPKRPAQNIPFGKELMAGVRSAERTQRERWTAEGEEGLEALTVRYGGGYPIAQDDADLIKRDAVLNTATSAVLVMGVFLWAFRRKSALAYGWIPLLFGILMTFAVVHLLGIHLNSATAGFAALLIGLGIDFSTVIYGRYVEERNAGRGSEESIATALGRTGKGVFVGAVTTACTFGAMIVTEFTGMRQVGIFTSVGILLSAASVFVLLPAMLQFHQIHKEKRAAEPSFHMHAFWVDGIARVAHRRPWTTLLIAAGLTAVFGMFALGIRLDDNIKNLRSSRNRGIHVSSEIAKKFGASLTYMMVLLESSSPEGIVADAEKVTEAVQPYLKTGDILFTDSPSTYLPPVDRQRLVVEALRRQGEAEFSFTRIRRTFLASCRQEGFNPEFFREYLVNLGRMLRPDGPLTYDQIRRTPLGPVLDKFIVEKGPGRYRGVVYLYMSEEFRRFEPTGLIEAVQARVPEAKVVGINVFSKALRTLIKRDALLAFLVGNLLVLLIVAADFRSFRMAAYALVPLCVAMVWMLGSLAILGEPLNLMNIFVTTLILGIGSDYGIYFVHRHREPDGAQMDRVIQEVGSPIVIAALTTIAGFGSMITSSYPGLRSIGYVSLLGTVYSMVTTLTVLVALLTLWDRRRLAREPEGPSS, via the coding sequence GTGAGGGAGGCTCTCCTTACTCGGATCGCCCTGTTTTGCGCGCGCCATTACCGAGGCGTATTCGCGGTTTCGGCGTTCCTGGCGGCGATGGCCCTCGTTCTCTTCGCCCTCAAGCCGCCCAGCATCGAGTCGGACATCCTGGACCTGCTCCCCAGGAAGAACCCCTCCGTTCAGGATTTCCGGCAGGCGACGGAGGATTTCAAGAGCCTCGACTACCTCTTCGTTCTGCTCGAGACCGCCGATCCTGAGGCGCACCCGATCTCCGAATACGAGGAGTACGCCGACCAGCTGGCGGAGGCGATCCGGGAGACGGGGCTCGTCGAGACCGTGGAATACCGCCTCCACGACTTCGAGGGAATGGTCCAGGCCCTCCTTCCCTACACGCTCTTGTACCTCTCCCCGGACTCGTTGCCCGAGGTGGCTCAACGGTTTACGAACGAAGGAGTCCGGGCCCAGGTGGAGAGCAACCGCAAGCTCATCTCCAATCCCGCGTCCCTGGTCACCAAGCAACTCGTCCAGTACGATCCCTTCGGCCTCTTTCCCATCCTGAAGCGCAACTTCGCCGGGAAAACCCGGCAGCTCAAGGTCGATCTCTCCGACGGCTACTACCTCTCCCGCGACGGGACGGCCCTTCTCATGATCGTCCGGCCCAAGAGGCCCGCGCAGAACATTCCCTTCGGGAAGGAACTCATGGCCGGGGTCCGCTCGGCGGAGAGGACCCAGAGGGAGAGGTGGACGGCCGAGGGGGAGGAGGGCCTCGAGGCGCTTACGGTGCGGTACGGCGGGGGCTATCCGATCGCGCAGGATGACGCGGACCTCATCAAGCGCGACGCCGTCCTCAACACGGCCACTTCCGCGGTCCTGGTCATGGGGGTGTTCCTCTGGGCCTTCCGGCGCAAGAGCGCCCTGGCCTACGGCTGGATCCCGCTGCTATTCGGGATCCTCATGACCTTCGCCGTGGTCCACCTGTTGGGGATCCACCTCAACAGCGCCACGGCGGGATTCGCGGCATTGCTCATCGGTCTCGGCATCGATTTCTCGACGGTGATCTACGGACGCTACGTGGAGGAGCGAAACGCGGGAAGGGGATCCGAAGAGAGCATCGCGACGGCCCTCGGCCGGACGGGAAAGGGCGTTTTCGTCGGGGCCGTCACGACCGCCTGCACGTTCGGGGCCATGATCGTCACGGAATTTACGGGGATGCGCCAGGTGGGCATTTTCACTTCCGTGGGCATTCTCCTGAGCGCCGCGAGCGTCTTCGTCCTCCTTCCCGCCATGCTCCAGTTCCATCAGATTCACAAGGAAAAGCGTGCGGCGGAGCCTTCGTTCCACATGCACGCCTTCTGGGTGGACGGGATCGCGCGGGTGGCCCACCGAAGGCCGTGGACCACGCTGCTGATCGCGGCGGGGCTCACGGCGGTGTTCGGTATGTTCGCTCTCGGCATCCGCCTGGACGACAACATCAAGAACCTCAGGAGCTCCCGCAATCGGGGGATCCACGTCTCCTCGGAAATCGCGAAGAAATTCGGCGCGTCTCTCACCTACATGATGGTCCTTCTGGAATCCTCCTCACCCGAGGGCATCGTGGCGGATGCGGAGAAGGTGACCGAGGCGGTCCAGCCCTACCTCAAGACGGGAGACATCCTCTTCACGGACAGTCCCTCCACCTATCTCCCGCCGGTGGACCGGCAACGACTCGTGGTGGAGGCACTTCGCCGGCAAGGGGAGGCGGAATTTTCGTTCACGCGGATTCGGCGGACCTTCCTGGCGTCCTGCCGCCAGGAGGGGTTCAACCCGGAGTTCTTCCGGGAGTACCTGGTGAATCTCGGTCGCATGCTCCGTCCCGACGGCCCTTTGACCTACGACCAGATTCGTCGCACGCCCCTGGGTCCGGTGCTGGACAAATTCATCGTGGAGAAGGGTCCCGGCAGGTACCGGGGGGTGGTGTACCTGTACATGTCGGAGGAGTTCAGGAGGTTCGAGCCAACGGGCCTCATCGAGGCCGTCCAAGCCCGAGTTCCCGAGGCGAAGGTGGTGGGCATCAACGTATTCAGCAAGGCCCTCCGGACCCTCATCAAACGGGATGCACTCCTGGCTTTCTTGGTGGGGAACCTGCTCGTGCTCCTCATCGTGGCGGCGGACTTCCGGTCCTTCCGGATGGCCGCCTACGCGCTCGTGCCGCTCTGCGTGGCCATGGTGTGGATGCTCGGGTCCCTCGCGATTCTTGGCGAGCCCTTGAACCTCATGAACATCTTCGTGACCACCCTGATCCTGGGCATCGGATCGGACTACGGCATTTATTTCGTTCACCGCCACCGCGAACCCGACGGGGCCCAGATGGACCGGGTAATCCAGGAGGTGGGGTCTCCGATCGTCATAGCGGCGCTGACGACCATCGCGGGGTTCGGTTCCATGATCACCTCCTCCTACCCGGGGCTGAGGAGCATCGGCTATGTCTCCCTTCTGGGAACGGTTTACAGCATGGTCACGACCCTGACGGTCCTCGTGGCGCTTCTGACCTTGTGGGACCGGCGCCGCCTGGCCAGGGAACCGGAGGGACCCTCCTCGTAA
- the larE gene encoding ATP-dependent sacrificial sulfur transferase LarE has protein sequence MDDLDSKIKRLEEILVGLEGGVLVAFSGGADSALLLSEARRILGSACVAVTADSPTLPRSELDEARRFAERLGAEHILLKTHEMEDPRFVANDPRRCYYCKSALFEAMEDLAGKRGDRWILFGAIADDLGDWRPGMEAARERGARAPLLEAGLTKAEVRELSRRKGLPTWDKPQAACLSSRFPTGRPIRLGDLGRVERAEDLLHSLGFRQCRVRLLDSGARLELEVGDLARACGEGVREKICAALGRLGFEFVVLDLDGFRSGSLNPKRKEKDGGLIGNA, from the coding sequence GTGGATGACCTGGATTCCAAGATCAAACGCCTGGAGGAGATCCTGGTGGGTCTCGAGGGCGGGGTCCTCGTGGCCTTTTCGGGCGGCGCGGATTCGGCCCTGCTCCTGAGCGAGGCGCGGCGCATCCTCGGATCGGCCTGCGTCGCGGTGACGGCCGATTCGCCGACCCTCCCCCGATCCGAACTGGACGAGGCCAGACGGTTCGCCGAGCGCCTGGGGGCGGAGCACATCCTCCTCAAGACCCACGAGATGGAAGACCCGCGCTTCGTGGCGAACGACCCCCGGCGATGCTATTACTGCAAGAGCGCTCTCTTCGAGGCGATGGAGGACCTGGCGGGGAAGAGGGGGGACCGGTGGATTCTGTTCGGCGCCATCGCCGACGATTTGGGGGACTGGAGACCCGGTATGGAAGCGGCCCGGGAGCGGGGCGCCCGCGCGCCGCTCCTGGAGGCGGGTTTGACGAAGGCCGAAGTGCGGGAGCTGTCCCGCCGGAAGGGGCTACCCACCTGGGACAAGCCGCAGGCGGCCTGCCTTTCTTCCCGGTTTCCGACGGGTCGGCCCATCCGCCTCGGCGATTTGGGCCGCGTCGAACGGGCCGAGGATCTGTTGCACAGCCTGGGTTTCAGGCAATGCAGGGTCCGGCTCCTGGATTCGGGGGCCAGGTTGGAGTTGGAGGTCGGCGATCTGGCCCGGGCTTGTGGGGAGGGGGTTCGCGAGAAGATCTGCGCGGCCCTCGGGCGCCTGGGGTTCGAGTTTGTCGTCCTGGATCTGGATGGCTTTCGATCGGGGAGTCTGAATCCCAAGCGAAAGGAGAAGGACGGTGGGCTCATTGGGAACGCCTGA
- the tatA gene encoding twin-arginine translocase TatA/TatE family subunit — MGSLGTPEIILILVLALLLFGPQKLPELGKSFARAIKEFKRASAELQETIEREVEDLKKDADLLGDRTPSFPRSTLPPPPPRMPEPVPPEPSGGTEEGKDGAS, encoded by the coding sequence GTGGGCTCATTGGGAACGCCTGAGATCATCCTCATCCTCGTGCTGGCACTCCTGCTGTTCGGACCCCAAAAGCTGCCCGAGCTGGGAAAGTCTTTTGCTCGCGCGATCAAGGAGTTCAAGCGCGCGAGCGCGGAACTCCAGGAGACCATCGAACGGGAGGTGGAGGATCTCAAGAAGGACGCGGACCTTCTCGGGGACCGCACTCCCTCTTTCCCCCGTTCAACCCTGCCCCCCCCGCCGCCCCGGATGCCGGAGCCCGTTCCGCCGGAGCCCTCCGGTGGGACGGAGGAAGGAAAGGACGGGGCCTCCTGA
- the tatC gene encoding twin-arginine translocase subunit TatC: MDRKGGRGEMTFLEHFQELRMRLVRAVLGLLVAFVAVIPFMDRVMRLLVAPYYRYLPEGQKSLAYTQVTEIFFVYMKIAMVLAVFLAAPWIFYQLWAFISPGLKPAERRWAVPFVLATSLFFMGGVVFCYLVILPLTFKFFFQFNEGFTNVVTISYFWNFEIVFLLGMGLTFETPILIFLLTRLGLVSTGTLARKFKWAVLGSFVISAVITPSGDPVTQTAVAVPLILLYGLGLLISWMFRRRDAPAPA; encoded by the coding sequence ATGGACAGGAAGGGGGGACGGGGGGAGATGACCTTCCTGGAGCATTTCCAGGAGTTGAGGATGCGCCTCGTGCGGGCCGTCCTCGGCCTTCTCGTCGCGTTCGTGGCCGTGATCCCCTTCATGGACCGCGTCATGAGGCTGCTGGTGGCCCCGTACTACCGCTATCTGCCTGAAGGGCAGAAGAGCCTGGCCTACACGCAGGTGACGGAGATCTTCTTCGTCTACATGAAGATCGCCATGGTTCTCGCGGTGTTTCTGGCCGCCCCTTGGATTTTCTACCAGCTTTGGGCCTTCATTTCCCCCGGTTTGAAGCCGGCCGAGCGGCGGTGGGCCGTTCCTTTCGTCTTGGCCACGAGCCTCTTCTTCATGGGTGGAGTGGTTTTCTGCTATCTCGTGATCCTCCCCCTGACGTTCAAGTTCTTTTTCCAGTTCAACGAGGGCTTCACGAACGTCGTGACGATCTCCTACTTCTGGAACTTCGAGATCGTCTTTCTCCTGGGCATGGGGCTGACCTTCGAGACGCCCATCCTCATCTTCCTGCTCACCCGCCTGGGGCTCGTGTCCACGGGGACTCTGGCCCGGAAATTCAAGTGGGCCGTCCTCGGCTCCTTCGTGATCTCCGCCGTGATCACACCCTCGGGAGATCCCGTGACCCAGACCGCCGTCGCTGTGCCTCTCATCCTGCTCTACGGGCTTGGCTTGCTCATTTCCTGGATGTTCCGCCGAAGAGACGCGCCCGCACCGGCTTGA